Part of the Labilibaculum antarcticum genome, AAAAGGTAGCTGGATATTTTTGCGAATAGAAGCCAAAATCTTCTGTAGTCATTCTAATGTCCATATTCACAACTTTGTCTTCACCTAATAAATCTGCGGCATTTGTTTTGGCTTCATGGGTAATCTCCTCGTTGTTGACTAAAAAAGGATAACCATGACGTATGTCAACTTCACATTCAGCTCCCATTCCTGCAGCAGTAGATTTTGCAATGTCCGTAATTAATTGCTTGGCCTTAGCTCTCCATTCTTCATTCATGGTGCGGAATGTACCTTCAATTTTCACTTCGTCGGGAATAATATTTGTAGCTCCATTGGCAATCATTTTACCAAAAGACAGTACTGTTGGTATTCTTGCATCGCAATGTCGGCTAACAATTTGCTGCAATGCGACAATAATATGCGAGGCAATAAGAACCGTATCTGTGCATTTGTGTGGCATCGCTGCGTGCCCGCCTTTGCCTTTTACTGTCAGATATATTTCATCACCCGAGGCCATGTACATACCAGATCTAAATCCAACAGTTCCTGCAGGCATATCTGGCAAAACGTGCTGGCCAAGTATCCATTCCGGTTCTGGTTGCAGAGCACCTTCCTCCATCATTAATTTTGCACCACCTGGTAGTAATTCTT contains:
- a CDS encoding M20 metallopeptidase family protein; this encodes MTNLKTKILTFSKQITAETKQIRAHLHANPELSFQEFETSKFIQEYLNKLGIPYKSGFVKTGIVGKIEGKNPNKKVIALRSDMDALPINENPDNKYCSTNNGVMHACGHDMHMASLLGTAKILSEFKNEWEGTILLIFQPGEELLPGGAKLMMEEGALQPEPEWILGQHVLPDMPAGTVGFRSGMYMASGDEIYLTVKGKGGHAAMPHKCTDTVLIASHIIVALQQIVSRHCDARIPTVLSFGKMIANGATNIIPDEVKIEGTFRTMNEEWRAKAKQLITDIAKSTAAGMGAECEVDIRHGYPFLVNNEEITHEAKTNAADLLGEDKVVNMDIRMTTEDFGFYSQKYPATFYRFGVQSGKDGSLHTSTFEANDDSLHTSMSTMAWLAISYLNR